CACACTGGCATCTTGGACACACAATTGGATTTGGGCCTGAATACAAGTCGTTGTTAAATTCACTTTGCACATTTTTTGAGCTATTATCCgaactcatcttcttcttgtgTTTCCTCTTAACAAAATTCTTGGTCTTGATAAGAGGTTTCACAAAATGTTGGCCATTTCTATAAGATTTGCTTGATTTGTTACCCTTTGAAGAGCCGGTTGAGGACACCGTCTTTGAACTCATTTTCTTTCCCATTTTCAAGCCTAAGTCTTTACCTTCTACTTTTGCTAACTTTCCAGCGGACTCTTTGCTTGCCGACTTATTAGAGGTTATGTTACTATTGCCATCACCCACACCTTTATCACCAAGATCTGAACGACGTGGAGAACATGTGGGTGCATACTCATCCTTATGCATTGCAAGTACCTTTTGATTCCCGGATCCTGTCGACACAGTAGTCATCAACTTTTCCTCTACCATTTTCCTCAAGATGTCCCGCTTTTTCAATGACTCTGTCGGAGAAGTTTGACTGGCAAGCTCAGCTGAGGCAGAGGATGTTCCTTTCTCAGTCGTAGTGCTATTGATATGCTCCTCGGACTTGTCATGATTATCAAATCGACTCGACAAAAAAGCATTTTCCTCCTTATGCCTCATATCAAACTTTGACATTTGAGTCCCTGTGCCTGCTGACACTGTAAACATCTCCTTATTTGCTGGAAATTTCTGGTTAGGCTCCGGAGAGCTTCTTCCATAGCTAGAACACGATGAAGACTTGGGAGATGCATACTTTTCTTTGTGCGATGAGTTTATTGGCACCTCTCGTATGCTATGTTTAGAAGTTGGAGAGGATGAAGCAAGCGTAAACTTCGGCTTCTGCTGCAATATATCAGCGACTGATGTTTGATTCTTCATTACAGTTGATGGTGTAGTACTTCCTCTCTGAGTCAAATTTCTAGGACCCACATCAGGAATGCTGTCATCAACATGCGTATAAGATGGAGACGATTTAGATGAAGGGTTCTCAGGCTTTGGTACTCGATTGTCAGCGTCCTTTGACGCAAACCCTCTTTGATTAGACATTGGGGAAAACCCGGCACCTCTTTCAGAAAAAGAACTTCGGTCAGAAAGCCACATATCTGACACTGGAGATTTCTGAGAAACGTTGCCAAAAACGTCAACAGTTTTTTCCTTGGGGACAAGCGATATTTCAAGCATGCCCCCTCGACCCTCGTCTTGAAATTGATCAGAGACACTGTCTTCGACAACGTTTTGGTACATAGTCATTATCCGCCCAGCTTCTGAAGAGCCAGCTGCTTTTGAAGATCGTTTCAGTGCTGCCATCTCTGATGCCTGAGAAAGGCATAACCCCCTAAGTGCCTGCTTAAGATTAACACGTTCTGAAATTCCGTGTCCAGGTGAATAGTATCCACTTGTTTTGATGGGCTTTTTTGACGCATTCTTCTTCGATGTGCTGCCTTGGCTTCGACGAGAGTACTCATGAGATGAAGCTCTGCGATTAAACATCTCAAAGAGCTGGTTGAGGTCATCCTCTAACGAGTTTATGTTCCCGGTATGTGAGGAAAAAGATCTCCTGCCCTTTTCTTCTCTTTTAGATTCCAGTTTTGTATAGTTTTTACCTTTATAATTCTCTCCTGAGTTCAATTCCTCCTCTATTTCGACAATTTCGCAATTACCAGAAAACATACTCATGTGCGCCATACTGAATGATAAGTATGGCACAGGAATGAGCACAAGAGGTGTTGCCTACCGATCTACTTGAAAGGAAGCATCATAAAACTTAAAATAGAGATCTATTTGAAACCCAATGCAGTATCCGAAAGTCTAAACATTCGAATAGTGCATATTCTTCAAGTTAGCTCTCTCAGCACGTGATAATCCTGTCGAAAACGCACAACCACATTGATAAATAACAGTGTCAACTTCAACTTATACCAACTAATCAAACATAAATATGCATGTCTGACCTTGGGTTACAGCAAAATGTTCTTAAAACACGAAAAGAGAAATCAATCCTCCAAAACAACCCCAAAATCCATGTAAACACTTCCTTCAACTTTCCCTTAAACTGCCCCCTCACACCAAAGGTGATACATCAAAAGGATCAAATGAGCTTTATTTAATCATATGCACTTCTAATTCATGTGAAGTTGTTCATAATGTTTGTTACCAAGTGTGAATCAAAAATAACTTCTTTCTTATCACTAAAAATGGTAAGATTGTGTACATCTACTCTCAAACCCCACTAGATGGGAGCCGCTTGacggcattggggtaatggaatgttgtactatactatttagtacaaattaccaaacgggccgtaagagtCTCATTGGAGGCAGTAATAAGGTGATGGATGCAGAGGCTTTCAAGATTCATCCTTTCATTCAAAATGCAGCTTCAAAAACACTCCTTAGGTCTCAAGAATCTCAATTAAAGGTAATATACAAGAAAAGTTATACTCCTAATGTAAGAAAAGTTTGGACGGCAATCCTGCCAATAATTGGTGAGTGGTGACCAACCAAATTCTCAAAAGTAAAGCACATTACTGAGCAATAACAAGCTTAGGTAAGAAATATAAAGAGTCAACTGATTCTCCTCAACCACCAATCTTAAGTATAAGTGCTAAgcaaaattaaaccaaaaaaaggCAGCTAAATTTCCTAGACTTAAGATGATCAAATGTGCAAATGCCAAATAACACTACAAAGCTTTAATCTCAACCATATAGGGTCGGATACATGAACCAAAATAAATCCATAAATAAATCGATGTAAGAGATGGTAGTCTTTTTAGAAACACTATTCTAACTAATAAGCCCAATTAGTAATTAGTAAGttctagagaaaaaaaaatactagcTTCACTCCTTCCAAACTTGGAAAACTAGGTTAGAAAACTCAAAATGCACTGAAAGACACAAACCCATCTGCAGATCTTAATACACATTAATTTCCCAtaaaattaaaccaaattaattCAAAGAAAACATTAAATTAAGGTAAGAAACAGAAAAAAACTTGAAGAAAAGAGCAGTTATCAGAATTTTCATCACTAAAAGATGAAAACCTCAATTTTGTAGAGAAACATGAATATGATAATCCAAGCAGTAAAGCTAATaactttcaagtttcaacattTAAACccaccaaaaaaatcaaaaaaatagaattaaacATCGAGAGAAATTAAAATGTAAGTACCTGAATTAGTACAAAGATGAGGAAAAATCTAGCTTGAGATGTTGATGATAGTATTGAATGAAAAAGGGcaataaacaaaaagaatgaaaattaattaaaaaaaaaaaaaaaaaaaaaaaccctaatccaaaacaaaataagagtttttagagagagaaaggaaGGGATTTGAAGAGAGGGAAAATGatgaattgaagaagaagaagaggagattAATGGGGATGCACTAAGATTTCAGTGAGTTTCCTCTTTCCATACTGGCTCAGATTATTTTGTAGATATGGGTCCCACACAAAAATGATGTTAGTGGGTCTCACATAATAGTATAATAAAGACTGAAAACAACAATTTAATCAGTTTTTCAAGAAAAATGTCATTTTTTATAGGGTCTATTTTTGAATTGGCTTactgtttttttgtttttctatccATTTTTCTTAGCTTATTGAATGCAcaaaaaattttgatgaaaaagACATATAAAAATACTTTGATTGCCTCTAATTAGGTTGTAAAAAAGGGTTGCATGAGAAGAAGATTACAACTTTTTTTGGTCAATAAAGTGTTTCATGAAGTATTTTAAGCTCATGATTGATTAAAACATAAGTACTTCTATGTCATTATCTATAAATATGTCATTACAATTTGTAGGAACTTATACTCTCTAATTACTTAGTCAATCTACTTGTGTTAGTGTTAAACAAAAAGttcataaacattatcattttttattttacttattttgcattattttaatcaaaaaaaattaaaaaaattgactttaataatccaaccttttgcttatttgctgtgaataatccaatttttagattattttctaataatccaacatttgccCTTAATTCGcttgaataatccaacctttattTTAGTTTGCTAGCAGCATACCCTATTATTAGTCATATGGTTATTTACAATAGATAGGTAAAATATTGAatcattaatttcaatttttccatAAAGTTATTGtattgtaatttaaaattatgtaaaataagcGAGACAAAGAAGTGTGTTCCTTTAAATTTACTATATCATGCAAATTGAAGTATAAGCTCTTAAGGTGGAGTGACAAATTAGGAAGGATATAAAAAGCAATAATTAACTTCTACTCTTTAATTagcatttaattatattattttatcaaaaaatagacatgtaaatttatttattcaatttttaaaagtttggtTGTCAAAGTCGATGGTGGTGGGAAACCATGTTGACactgaattttttaatttgtaagtctttttttctaaattgcaaaattttaaaatcttaatttaaaagtgattaattcaaagtcaaaatataaattttggtggatacaaattataaagccagcaatataatataaatacttTTCAACAGTAgcttttgtttcaaaatattGCAGAAAATCCATATACAATTCAAGATCAAATTGAAGTATAAGAACTAACTCATCGTTCAATTCTACATCAAACTAGTTTTGATTGAGTTTGTTATGAtctttaaaacattttttttaagaaattcaaaataattaccCTTTCTAGTCCCACTTATGTCCTATATGcctttttatcatataaaattagggtttatttgaccgattatatttactttaagaaaaatattcaaatgacaAGTGTAATTAGTGAAAATGATTGCAAAATATGAACAATagaattattcaaaaaataattcgTGGCATTCTACCAATCATATGTGCAGAAGCAAACTACATAGtgttagtgttatgattatacCAATATTGGCAACATGATGAACTTATAATACTTGGTGTTTTAAAAAATTGCTACTCTTTTATTcgaaaatgatatatacagcTTTGAGTGTTGtatgtaagaaaaaatcttatattttttaatgtaattttttttttactttgaaaacataagaatttaattatattttttattaatttattatttattctttctgcaaaattaaaataaccatataaaatattaataggtttttaatttctatattagattctcttaaaattttaaaattattaattacaaGGAGAATTTGTTAAGTTTTATAGACAATCCTAAAGGCTgagagtattattattttttttttatttttttttatattttcttttttatttttgaaaaaatagacCTACCattttttaacttttctttTGAGACGGGAGAGcattattagtataattattGGATAAGTAAGTACATACGTGCATAATGTAAAGTAAATTTGTTGGCACGACCAGCGCGGTTCAGCCCCATCTTCAGAATACGCTGATCTGTTCTTATTTTAGCCATTGTCATAATTGCATTTTataccttattttattttaaaagaaaaaaaaaggaaaacttAAGAGTGTAATAAAAGGGATCCTAAGTATAGCATTCTTAAGTCCCAACCACGAAgatacaatttaaaaaaatatggcGTATAGGGGTATCCTAGGTACTATCATAAAATACAAGTCCCCTACAAAGAGAAAAATATAAGATGTTAGATTCTTTTAAATATTGACTTTGCTTACTTACAAACATGCCAAGTCTTTAAGAAGAAGACATTGTGGGTGAATGATTGAAACTTGCTCGTTGGTCATTGGTTGTtggttgttaattaattatgagaTTGATTCTATTTGTTAGTTGTTACTTATTATAAGTCAATTATTATGAAGCGTTGGATAAAAATtagttgttgattgttgattgattaattagaaaaaagttaaaaatcaaaaatataaaacatatatattgACCTCgactattaattaacttaagtaTTTTATTGTGTATTGTTCTTAGACATCCTATTAAAAActaaagtcatatatatatctcatttatctcttatttttcaaatataattattagtcCAAGTCTGATTAAGATTTGTGTTGCATCTACACTTTTAGCCTTAAGAGCTCTCATATGAGGGGTGTaatagagaatataatatataatagagCTTTGActgttagttttatttttttgttgagatGAAGAAAAATATTAGTAGTGGCCGAGTGTATTTGGTAAATGACATTTTGCCTGACTATTGTCTTTTGGCTGTTTGATTGGTCAAACAAGCAAAAAGCATTCAGTACATGCCTTTTAACTAGTTGAAAATgcaagccaaaataaaaaaaatactccaaTACGAGTAATATCTCattggtttttgacttttaactattttttttaatatatagccaacaattaataattaatttttattaaatatttccGTAATAACTAgctaacttataaaaaaaatctatttttgaGTATTGTCTACACTCATACTTTAATTTAGACctgatcaaacaccgggccgtGTGGGAAAAAACAGCCCATTGATGCGGGTCGTGCCGGGCCGAAGTGCGGGCCTAAAAGTTCctgcccaaacccgtaatatGCGGGCTTGCGGGCTTTTTTGCAGACTTGCgagcctatgttatatattatttatacataattaaaatattgataagaataaatttgtgtgttaattttcaaaaaatataataggagaattacattattataaaaactaaattattatctttaaaaaaatgttgtttttaataggttaaattttttgaagaaaccATTAGAGTATTATGATATGCATAATTATAAACCTTGTCAAATACTTTCCATTAGAATGTattgtcattttatttttttactaattaataCCATCTTATCAAGTGATTATAAGAATTCATGCATTCAGCTTTGGAGCCCAACCAGCAATCACATACTCCTTCACtgtttttgttttctcaaatgACTCATGAGAGAAGAGAGACTGCAAATTCATGAAATCTTTTAATGTTCAACACAAAGAAAATGGACGCCACTTGATGCGGGTCGGGTCGGGCCAGCCCGCGGGCCAAACGtcaatcccaaacccgtcccaaaaaatttcgggccacttattttctgcccaaacccgcccatcgggccatattttggtacccaaacccctcactttttcgggcggggccgcccatgatcagaTCTACTTTAATTATCTTCAGTACGCATTTAAGTtatcttttaatcttatccacACATTTATCTCACCACATACACATTGATTTTGCTCTATCTCTTAAAAGTTATACTCTCTCTCTTCCTATGAGAATGCACCTAAATCATTTTTGGTGAAATTTAGTGGAAAGTGAAATTGGGTtggaaaataagacaaaaaacaagTGAACGATAGAAATAAGTGGCTAAAATGAAGAGAGATAGATAATAAGTTTATCGATggaatttaaaaaaagaaattgaagtaTTGccgaaaagagaaaaaatgtaaaataaataaaacaaactaaaataaaagaaaatgcaaATTGAGAGGGAGAGACAGAGTAAACACCAAGACAGTAACTTCTTAATGAATGTGATGTCATGAACTCCAGAAAATTGATGAGAATGGGCAAACAACAGTCGGTATAAAAAGTAATGTACCAATTTGTGGTTAGCAATGGATACGAAGGGTGCAAGAAATGACATTTAGCATAAAAATGGTATATATGTGGGGATTTAGAAACAACGGAAAGAAAGATAGTGCCTATTGCCTAACATGCTAGCTACTAGCTCCAACCCTAAGAGGAAAAATCtgtgttaatttttattatttttttttatcaatctaTAAGAAAAACTTATATTTCAAGATGATTTTTGTaaacaaattaaagaagaaaaaattatcatcaAATACACTTAATTGTTGTAATATAAAaacttctaaattaaaaatattttaggtCACCCTTAAATTACTTGGTTTCGACTTTCatctatattatataaataaagtattattttcatctctttaaaatttataattatgtataatagaaaattataaaactttGATATTCATAATGTTTTcatcgagacgaatcaaacaagatcttacttgactatattgTAACTTATTTATtacaaattaattacaaattaaatgaGATAAGTGAATAATACAAGTATTGTCAATATTGCAATTAAATTGAAACGGATGAAATAATATCTTATCTTATCAAACAAAATGAGGGCTATACATTTGTTGCTAATTTAATGCGAAAAGACATACTCTCTCATATTTTACTCATatgaagtattttatttttttcttttggtataTTTATATCGAATatctttttttcttattttgtaaatttttttcttatttatattctAATGAGATTCAACTATTTTCACAATTGCCATTAAATTATcattcttttctttaatttttctcttGCCTATATAATGTATTATCTTTTATCTTAAAATTagtgatgaattaaatgaaatatatttaattattttagaataaaagatatactagtaaataaaatttgattattaattttcacAAGTTGAGAATAAGATAAATGCAATGTCAGGTGAAGTTGATTAATTAGACAAAAAAGTGTCAGAGGATGACATAGTACATAGATTTTAACCATATACTTCATTGTCTGTATGCCAATTTATGGCCTATTCAATTGTCCTATTCAAATTTCATATAgctaattattactattataaaaTGAATGCGATGGATTCTAGATATCAAATCTGTCAGGATGGCCGAGTGGTCTAAGGCGCCAGACTCAAGTTCTGGTCCTCTAACGAGGGCGTGGGTTCAAATCCCACTTCTGAcatttttcatatttatatttatttttatttatttttttttgtttattaaattCTAATACATTTTTgaatcatattttatttttagttaaactCTAATACAATTGTCTATGAGATTTTTTCTTTGTTCTATATAATATGATTtgctatttattaattttatatgtaAAAGTTTATGgaaaataatccaatatttttatgattttcctacaataatcccacctattgactaaccatgaataatcccaactttagggatattttcctagagtaaacttaaGTAACCCATTGACCTGCTATAataggtaatttaccaaaaaagtaaattgaaaataatgtaaaattagagacaaattttgaaaatttacaaaaaaaattgaatgataaaaaaaattaaaattttttttaacattttttgatattttttttgacattttatttgtaatttatctttttcttaaaaaaaacatgTTATAGCTGGTCAACGGGTTACCTAAGTTTACCCTAGTCAAATACCCtaaagttaggattattcatgattaatcaataggtaagattattataggaaaatcataaaaaaattagattattctagataatttttccaaaatttttaTAGAGCAAAAATATAGAATAAAACATAGTCATTTAATAAAGTATGGGTGCTTCATATTGAACCTTGTAAGCCCAATTGTCCTACAATAAATTcatcatattaaataaatatttagcaGTAAAATGAACTCAATTAcataatttatgtttatatgtatttcatatattcattagTAATTAGAATTGCCATTTCTTATCTAGTATTGGGTGTAAATTTATCTTGTTTGATTCCAAAATTCTTAAGAAGGTTTGATCTAACGGTGGtataaaatatcataaaaagTGACAACATTAGTGTAACAGTGTAACCTCAAAAAGACCAAATTGGAGATCTCATTGCCTTGATTTTATGTTAATCTTGACTCCAAGATGGATCATTAATCATTCTATATCAGTGCACCTTAAGCTAGCAACACAACATCAATATCAAAGTCTTTATCCCAACAGAAAAAGTTATTTATACTTGTCATAGATCAagaattaaagataaaaatttgCTTTTCTCTACCAATAATGTCTATTATTTGATCAGAAGATACCAAACCCTGAATCGAAATGATGAAATGGTAAAGGCATGAAACTTTTCAATGTTAGTAAACTATCCTTCCAAAATCAAAGATCATACAACATCGTATTATTCCGGTGATGCCAAGGTAGTGACATTTAGGTTAGAGAGAATAGATGTAAGCACTCTTTTAAGTTTTATAActcgtaaaaaaaaaaaaaaatttttcagTTGACCCTTAACGGCAAATATCATTATGTTATTGTTTGTTGTTAATCGAAACGAAAACTTCAAATAGTCAATAAAAGTACGGTCTATATTTTTATTCCGCATAAGCTAACTAGTAACTACCACATTCTCAAAGATAACTTTAGCTTATACAAGTTCATCAAATAGCCTTTTGCTCCCACACATCACAAACAGAGAAGAAAACCAACTCACCAACTAGATTGAAACGGGACTCCCTTTCTCTCCAAAATCATATCATATTATTGGGGAGAAATAACATAAACCTTTAAACAATGGAACAATAACAAGTGCCGCAAGCTCTAGAGTCTAGCCTTAGTAAGTGTAACCCTTCACGAACATATCCTTCTTTGCTTCTTCATTCTCCCCTTCGGCAGAGTACTTCCCAAGTTGAGCAAGGGAATTTGCCTTGGCACGCACCAAAAGAGCTTTCTGGGCAGCTTCTACATTCTCTGGACGTCCCTGCCATGTCTTAAGAACACTGTTTTGTAGTGCACGAGCATACGAGAACGACACATGCCATGGGTTGGGACTTTGGTTCATTGCATTGAGGTTCAAGGTCGCTTCTACTTCTGATTGACCGCCAGACAAAAACTAGAACACaggaaaacaattgtcatactTTGGACTTCACGTGATAAGAATCAACCAGATTGTAATAGAAGAAACTGGGAACACAATCATGGGATAGCCAAAATATTCTACTTCTGCAGTTATACATGAAATCTTATTTAGTTGGACCAAGAAGTGGAAAAGAATATATGGGAAAAAAAAAGGCGGATGAAAAAGTAACCGTTTAATAACTCCCAGTACAACAAATGTAGACACATGAAACAGAAATACCAAGCAGCAACTCATAAACAGATCATGCCATTTGCATACTTTACGCGACTAACCACACGACAGAGTCTTGGCATTTGATTAAGTATTATAAATCAAGAACACATGTGATGTAAATTAATAGTTGATTCCATGAAGTAATTAAAAACCGGCAGCTTGTTTTGGATTAGGGGAAAAGAGAATTGGAAAACAGTTAGATTAAAATAGGGAAACGAGATAAAGGATCCTCTAAACTTTCTTAATAGAAATCATATGAACGGTAAGATGcatgaaacaaataaaacaaatgaaGACTACTGTAATTTTAAAAGAAGAGGATGGAGTAAAACCGAAGTAATATAATTTTCCCCAGCTAGATCCTTCTATAATGAACAATTAATTCCCACTATGAAAACAATTCACCCTTTCAATGTACACTTAATTTTTCGTTTACTCATACCTTTAATATTTATTCTATGGCTACTCATTTTGCTCTCTTCCCATTCGCATGTTCAGAATTATAGCCCCAGACCCTCCAACAAACTTAAATATGTGGTCGAATATTTCATTTCATCTCAAGTTCATGATTTAAATACCAGATTAACA
The sequence above is drawn from the Amaranthus tricolor cultivar Red isolate AtriRed21 chromosome 5, ASM2621246v1, whole genome shotgun sequence genome and encodes:
- the LOC130812875 gene encoding serine/threonine-protein kinase D6PKL2-like; translated protein: MAHMSMFSGNCEIVEIEEELNSGENYKGKNYTKLESKREEKGRRSFSSHTGNINSLEDDLNQLFEMFNRRASSHEYSRRSQGSTSKKNASKKPIKTSGYYSPGHGISERVNLKQALRGLCLSQASEMAALKRSSKAAGSSEAGRIMTMYQNVVEDSVSDQFQDEGRGGMLEISLVPKEKTVDVFGNVSQKSPVSDMWLSDRSSFSERGAGFSPMSNQRGFASKDADNRVPKPENPSSKSSPSYTHVDDSIPDVGPRNLTQRGSTTPSTVMKNQTSVADILQQKPKFTLASSSPTSKHSIREVPINSSHKEKYASPKSSSCSSYGRSSPEPNQKFPANKEMFTVSAGTGTQMSKFDMRHKEENAFLSSRFDNHDKSEEHINSTTTEKGTSSASAELASQTSPTESLKKRDILRKMVEEKLMTTVSTGSGNQKVLAMHKDEYAPTCSPRRSDLGDKGVGDGNSNITSNKSASKESAGKLAKVEGKDLGLKMGKKMSSKTVSSTGSSKGNKSSKSYRNGQHFVKPLIKTKNFVKRKHKKKMSSDNSSKNVQSEFNNDLYSGPNPIVCPRCQCVVTEAWREANEESSVSHPESPVTQQESPPPHHESLGLIQDSPISPFASLSAEVSSGNVISDVSVLGPSSDGSNNSKAVILESSSNSKSKYKGEFTQSSKDSPGECSSSTSMSEESNISRTSFCDRPHMSKDVRWEAIRHVRYQHGTLGLRNFNLLKKLGCGDIGTVYLAELIGTDCQFAIKVMDNEFLARRNKISRAQTEKQILRMLDHPFLPTLYCQFTSDNLSCLVMEYCPGGDLHVLRQRQPGRCFTEQAARFYVAEVLLALEYLHMLGVVYRDLKPENILVREDGHIMLSDFDLSLQCAVSPTLLVSATTSETTSRKVSGPCSDSRCAQPLCIEPSCQVTCFTPRLLASSNKSSKLRKMKSDVAAEMRPLLQLVAEPTAARSNSFVGTHEYLAPEIIKGEGHGSAVDWWTFGIFLYELLYGRTPFKGAGNEETLANVVLHSLKFPDSPLVSLQARDLIAALLVKEPENRLGTERGAAEIKQHPFFEGLNWALIRCAIPPELPEYRSYGIPKVTVHEKNNKYAEYSSGSGSAEHLEFEVF